The genomic stretch aatgaaggaaggaaaactgaCCGTGTCGAGGAGAGCGGAGGGCTCCGGCTGCGTGTCCTtgggcgcggggccgggcggcggcggagggAAGTTGGGGCTGAAAACCATGAGGTCGCTCTTGGCAGCGCCGTCGGCCACGCACAGGCTCCGGCTGTGGCGCTGCGAGTAGGACCAGCTGCCCACTTCGCTGGCGCACACGAGCGTCGTGGGCCCGGGCCCCGAGAGCACGGCCGCCCGCGGCGCCCAGCGCGACGCCCCGTACAGCACCACGGCCAGCAGGAAGAGGCTGGACACGGCGCAGATGGCCACCACCAGCCACACGTTGGTGGCCGCGCTCGCCGCCGCGGGCCCGAGCTCCACGCCCGCCGCCGAGCGCGACACCGCCGACGACGCCGCCGAGGATCCCGCGGCCAGCGCCGCCTCGTTGGGCTCGAGCAGCGACACGCTGAGCGTGGCCGTGGCCGAGCGCGCCGGCTCGCCGTGGTCGCGCACGACGATCAGCAGCCTCTGGCGAGGCCCGTCCGCCTCGTCCAGCGCCCGCGCCGTGCTGACCTCGCCGCTGTAGAGCCCCACGCGGAACGGGCCCTTGCCCCGCGGCTCCCACAGCTCGTAGCGCAGCCACGCGTTGTAGCCCGAGTCGGCGTCCACGGCGCGGATCTTGGCCACCACCTGCCCCGCCGGCGCCCCCCACGCCGCCCACGCCCACAGCGTGCCCGACTCCGAGCCCGCCcccgccagcgccgccgccgcctccgctgCCGCCACGCCGCCCGCCTCCGGGGCCGAGCCCGCGggcggcagcagcgccggcGCGTTGTCGTTCTCGTCCAGCACGAACAGCTGCACCGTGGCGTTGCCGCTCAGCGGCGGCTCGCCCGCGTCCACCGCGCGCACCTCgaactgcagcacctgcagctcctcgtAGTCCAAGGGCTGCAGCGCCCACAGGCGCCCGCTCTCCGCGTCCACCGACACGTAGCTCGACGCCGGACGCCACCCGACCCCCGACGACGACGCGAgggcccgcgccgccccgcccaCGCCGCCCGCCCTCCCAGACGGAGTAGCTGACGCGCCCGTTGGCCGCCTCGTCCGGGTCCCGCGCCCACAGCCGCGCCagctccgcgcccgccgcgtTGTTCTCCCGCGCCAGCACCGTGTACACGGCCTGCGCGAACAAGGGCGCGTTGTCGTTCACGTCCGACACCGGCACCCGCAGCCCGCGGCTGGCGCGCAGCGCCGGCGCCCCGCCGTCCTCCGCACGCACCTCCACCTCGTACTCCGACACCCGCTCCCGGTCCAGCGCCTCGCGCAGCACCAGCGAGTACGAGCCCAAGAACGTCGCCTCCAGACCGAACGGCGACGCCGGCCACACCCAGCACCGCACGCGCCCGTTCTCCCCCGAGTCCCGGTCCGACACGCTCAGCAGGGCCACCACCGTCCCCAACGACGCGTCCTCCGGCACCGGCACCGACAGCGACGTCACCCACACCTCCGGCGCGTTGTCGTTCACgtccagcacctccagctccacaTTGCAGTGACCCGACAGCGGAGGTGTCCCCTTGGTCTCTCGCTTCAATACGAAAATCAAATACACTGACTTCTTCGAAGTCCAGGGCTGCTCGTGAGGTGAATTTCCCCGGTGTTCGGATTGACGGAAATCACATCTTTTCCACTCGGGGGAATAAAGTTCGTCACGGCATATGTCACATCTCTATTAATTCCCTAATCCGGATCCGTGGCATTCACCCGCGTCACCAGCGTCCCCACTGCAGCGCTCTCTGGCAGCTGCACTTTATACACAGACTGGTTGAACTGGGGCGCGTTGTCGTTGTGCATCCAGCACCGAGATCACCAGCTCCATTGTCCCTGTCAGAGACGGCCGGCCCCCGTCAGTCGCCGTCAGCACCAACCGGTGCACGGGAATCGTCTCGCGGTCCAGAGATTTCGTTAAAACGAGTTCGGGTTCAATATTTCGCTCATTCGATTTTTGTAAATCCAGAGAGAAATGCTCGCTGGGACTGAGTGTGTACGTGAGCTGCGCGTTCGCTCCGATATCCGCATCCGACGCGCCCTCCAGCGGGAAACGAGACCCCGGTAGGCGAGTTCTCCGCGATGCTGAGGTTTTTTCGGGCGGCGGGGAAGACGGGGGCATTGTCGTTGATGTCGGTGACCTCCAGCTGCACATGGAAGACGCGCAGCGGccgctccagcagcacctccaggcgCAGCGCGCACGGCGCGCTCTTGCCGCACAGCTCCTCCCGGTCGAGCCGCGAGCTCACCAGCAGCGCGCCGCTCGCCCCGCTCACCTCCACGCTCGCCCGCCGGCCCTGCGCCACCAGCCGCAGCCGCCGCGCCTCCGCCTCGCCCGCCTCCAGCCCCAGGTCCTGCGCCAGACGGCCCACCACCGTGCCGGCCTTGGCTTCCTCCGGCACCGAGTAGCGCACCTGCCCGCCCGACAGCGCCCAGGCcgcctgcagcaccagcacccgCACCACCGCCGCACAACAACGCTCGCCCATCCttcctcccgccgccgccgctgtcGCCGCTctggccgccgccgccgctgtggctgccggccccggcccgggccccgcacggctccccgccgccgcccggaCGCACCGGCTCTGCTGCCCGGCCCAAGCCGCCCCCCCGCGCTCACAGCCGGGCTCTCCGCCGCACCGGGGCGGAGCCGCCCACACCGAGCCGTTCCTGAGCCTGCAGCGACACCGTGCGCTGCTCCGCCGCCTGACACCCTCCGCGACAGCGCCCGCGCTGCCGTCCCGCTTTGGGTATGTTTTCTGCCGTGTCTTGCTGTCgggcttctcttttttttccattacgTTTTCCGCTTCCTTTGCACGtaatctttcatttcttcttcttgtttctTCACTGCCCTTTTCATTTGTCTTGCTCCCTTgcaattccttctttttaatcATTTTCGTTTCCCTTCTCTGTCCTCTTTTACCTAtttgtcttccttttctctttcttccgtctcttttcttctttttcttcttcgTCATTGTCCTGTCACTCTCCATTCTTTCCACTCCTTTCCCATCTCCTTTCACCCACCTGTATTCTTTAGCCACACTTGCAAGGTCGCCAGTTTTCTCTGGCGCCGCAGAGACCACCAAATGTGGAACGATCAGGGCTTATTACGGGGCATCATtgctggagagctgtgctgctccaacCAAGTTGTTCGGAACCAACTCTGCTCAATGTCTACTGATAACTTTGGTGCGTGCTGGTCAGGTCTACGGTCTTGCTTATATTTCCATTCTGTCCTTCATTTCTTACTTTCAttctggctttatttttatttgcatgggttcattattttcttttaaatcttcttCTCTACTATAcgtttttttatttttatttgcattattcttctttattatttttttccttgcgttccattttttcctgtctcttttctttacttattctttttcctatttttttccctccttatCCCTGTCCTAGGTCTTTCTattcttctcctctttttccaTCTTGTCCAAAGATGTTTTTTACCTTGCTCACAACAATATTTTCCAAATCCTCGAAATGCAGTTTGGGAAtatctctctttcttcttcttttactGACTCCTTCAAGtccatattatttttttaatctctttatttttttcttcttcctcttctttcttcagctcttcctcctttatcttctttcttcctttcctcctttcttgcACCTTGACATTGCTTTCAATACTTTCTGCTTCCATACTTatatcttctgttcattttttccttcaacaaaatattttaaaaatacctacaGTACCCCTGCCACAAATCACCGACATGCCCTTGGGGCCTGAGTCTCATTTCTCTTCCCTACACCTCCTGTTCATGCGAAGAAGGAGCAACCTGCTTGCTGTCCATGCACCTGCACACTTCCCTCCCTTCAGAACAAAGGACACACTCTTCAGCCTCCAGTGCTCTCAAGGACCCGCAATATCCACAGCAAGGCAGTCAGATGGCAAAGAACAGCTCTGCTACATCAGAACAGCTTCCACCGCCCTCTGACAGGAACGtcagaggaacagctgctgAGACATCTAATGAAAGAGTCTCCAAAGATTCCAAACAACACTGACAAGATTCTCATTTGGGAACTCAAACCCATCACAGCCCAGCACAATGATCCACCAATGTCACAAAAGCACAATGACATCACAGCTGAGCAGTGCTCCTACACTTCTATGAAGTGCTCTTCCTCCTGACTCATGTTCTACCTGCAAATCCAACCCAAAGCCACAAATATAACACCACAGCATTGCCACTGAGAATATCTGCTGCATGCCCAACCACATCTACCCCAAAAAAGGCATTATTGTCACTTCTCCATCTGTCCTTGCTTCCATGTGctcaccctgtgccaggcagacACAGAAAAGGAATGAGAGCAGGCAGTGGTGCTCCAAACCCACAGGCACTTCAATCCAGGCAGCATTCCGTCAATTCGACCACAGCTGAACAAGAACCAAAGTACATTTGCCTCTCACACACAGCTTCTTCAGGTACAAGCAACTCACCTGTAACATTGCTGGttgctttttcaggaaaagaaacgCCAGGATCAGGAATCTTGGTTTTAAGGGACCATGTTTCTTGATGTTACCAGCAATTGTCTGTCCCTAGCAAGACCAAGACCAGAGAAATAACCCAGGCAATGTTCCAAGAAGGCTGGCATGATACAAATTTGAAAAACCTTCTGTTTGACCAACAACATACCACACAAAATACAAGCATTATTAGGCATGTATGGCAGGTAACGTCACAAGCAGCAATGTCACAGGGAACAAGAGAGTGCAAGAATATGCAGAACTACTGGAGGTCCTGACAGGATCCCAGAGAAGCAGCCCTAGGAACATGGGCTTTTTCTTGAGGTTTGCTACGTATATTCTTTATCCCATGCCATGTGAAATGAAATCTCCATAACTCCTCTCCAATGACATAGATTGTGTTCTACCCAGTATCCACATTTTCCTTAGGCAACACCCTTCCCTGCTAAAATCACCCTTCCCACTACATGGGTCCAGGCTCTATTTAGTGCCACATGCAGGATCACTGCCAAAATATCAAACATTGCTAGAACCCAGCAATATGACCCAGCTGTAAACTCTGCTCCGCGTGTGATTCAATTCTTTGTACATCCTcacctttccttccctgtgatTGGCATAGACAACATATTGAGGGCTGCAAAGccacacagcagctggcaggctctccccagctgcctgtTCACCACCAGTGCTTTGCTCCTTTTCAGCAACCTCAGGTGGAAATACCACAAAGCTTCATTTAGAGTTCACGAAGATTCTGTGATTGGAATTGTGACAGTTCTGTTCCCAGTCCACACATCTTTATATCATCAAGAGAACCACAGCAAATACCAAAGTACAAAAACACTCCCAAGGTCAGTTGGGTGGAAGAATTTGTAGCACATGaaaccagagctgggctgcagtgcaggTTTGTACCTGCAAATACCAGAAGGAGCCCCGTGTGACATCAGGACAAATCATCTCTCCTGAGGCCACCTGGACAGGGCACAAGTAGGGGAAATTGAGCACATAAAGATTACAGCCTCATCATGTGTCCTTATAAACCCTACCTGAGGAGGAGCAAGGAACCATCATAGCAAAAGCAATGGATGTGAAAACAACTATGAATGCCCATCACTACACCAGGACAGCAGCCTGAAACGTTCCCCTTCCACAACAGCATTTCTGAAACAAGCAGCTCATCAGACAACCTTGAGCACTCTCCATCTCATCAGCTCTTACCAGCACATGGCCTAcaccaggcaggcagcaggacaggagcctGCCTCTGGTGAAAGATACTGAGAACCTCAAAGGAACATCTGTGAGCATTTCAGTATCACACAATGTCTCATGATCAGGAAGGTGTCCCACTCCAGACCCTTAGGGCCTGGGAAATGGTCCTTGGCAAGAGCATCTGTTCCATCCTGCCTCACACTTTCCTTTAGGGCATCCCCCACTCACCACTCTGAGAGGTGTTCTCAAGACAAACATACAATCTCATTCATGTTCTTTTCTTGCGTCATGACCAGTGGCCTCCCCATAGATTTGCTGCCTCCCAAAACCATGCTTTCTACTTCTCCAGATCACCCTCCAGATAAGGAAATGGCCAGGCCCTATTCAGTTGTCACAGACCACAGTTGCCCTTCCAATCTCAAGGCTCAACACGGTTTTTGCTTATTCTTCCCGGCAATGACAACGTCATAATAAACTCAGGGATGGCACCATCAGTGCATGGTACAGCAGAACCTCTGATGCTGATATTTCATGTTTATAATGCTTCAGCTATCTTAGATGGAAACATGGCAGACCTGGGAGCAAAACTCTTTCTAAAGGTGGTATTGGAACAACTCTACATGGTGATGCCATTGATGTCATGCTctgagaaaaacccaaaatgttgGTGAGAACACCAGTGTAACACATGATAGTTACTGTGTAGGAGGGTGTTATTTGAGACTTGTTAGGGGGAATAGTAGTTCTTTAGTTTTTTAGGGcttgttgctttgtttcttcattACAGAACAGATTTCCAGGGATTTTGAAATGATGTCACTGTTGATGCAAATTTTGAAACAACATCTAAACAGGCCAGTGTATTCCATGCTATATCTCAGGCCAGGATCATAAATCCATAACCTAGGGAAcaggtgcagcaggaaaagaaaaaaactttcttcCTTGTTACACTTTCCTTGGGCCATACTCCTTTGGCCCTACACTTTATACTATTAATGATAGCAACGtaatacatggaaaaaaatcatggaaatatGGAAATGTTAATCACATCTTCCCTACTTTCTTAATGAGCCTGGTGGTAGAAGGAAAATGGAGAACTTTTGTGTATGAAAATACAATTGTCACATTGCATCACACGATCTCGTGAGCAGAATTAGAGGAGGATAACAGTTCTCCATAAGAAACCAGAATAATACCAGCATGGTCAGCAGATACCCAAGGAAATAAGGTAACAAATGGCACCCGGGGACTGCAAATATCTCAACCTATATATTTTTTGATCCTTCAGCAAGCTCGGATGGAAATGCTAAAGACAACCAGGCAAGACTGTTTCCAAACCTGACGCCTTGGGGCACCTCTCATCAAAAGCAGCAGCGATTTCATTCTAGGATAGAACAGTTTATACACAGAGGACCAAATTACAGCTGCGGACCATAACGGCTCTGGGGTGCGGCAATAATTCTAAATTCCCCCTAAGGGCAGAGGCAAACGTGACATTGATACCCTTAAGCACGCGTCAAGTACTCATCGCTCCCGGCCCGTGGGCAAGGAGCCTGGACTCCCGCAGAGCCTGCGCACCTGGAGGTACAGAAGGGTTGGATATGGGTGAGAGACGAGAGCAAGGTATTGCCACTGACCGTGTCGAGGAGAGCGGAGGGCTCCGGCTGCGTGTCCTTGGCTGCAggagcgggcggcggcggagggAAGTTGGGGCTGAAAACCATGAGGTCGCTCTTGGCAGCGCCGTCGGCCACGCACAGGCTCCGGCTGTGGCGCTGCGAGTAGGACCAGCTGCCCACTTCGCTGGCGCACACGAGCGTCGTGGGCCCGGGCCCCGAGAGCACGGCCGCCCGCGGCGCCCAGCGCGACGCCCCGTACAGCACCACGGCCAGCAGGAAGAGGCTGGACACGGCGCAGATGGCCACCACCAGCCACACGTTGGTGGCCGCGCTCGCCGCCGCGGGCCCGAGCTCCACGCCCGCCGCCGAGCGCGACACCGCGGACGACGCCGCCGAGGATCCCGCGGCCAGCGCCGCCTCGTTGGGCTCGAGCAGCGACACGCTGAGCGTGGCCGTGGCCGAGCGCGCCGGCTCGCCGTGGTCGCGCACGACGATCAGCAGCCTCTGGCGAGGCCCATCCGCCTCGTCCAGCGCCCGCGCCGTGCTGACCTCGCCGCTGTAGAGCCCCACGCGGAACGGGCCCTTGCCCCGCGGCTCCCACAGCTCGTAGCGCAGCCACGCGTTGTAGCCCGAGTCGGCGTCCACGGCGCGGATCTTGGCCACCACCTGCCCCGCCGGCGCCCCCCACGCCGCCCACGCCCACAGCGTGCCCGACTCCGAGCCCGCCCCCGCCAGCGCCCCCGCCGCCTCCGGGCCGCCCGCTACGCCCGCCGCCCGCCTCCGGGGCCGAGCCCGCGggcggcagcagcgccggcGCATTGTCGTTCTCGTCCAGCACGAACAGCTGCACCGTGGCGTTGCCGCTCAGCGGCGGCTCGCCCGCGTCCACCGCGCGCACCTCgaactgcagcacctgcagctcctcgtAGTCCAAGGGCTGCAGCGCCCACAGGCGCCCGCTCTCCGCGTCCACCGACACGTAGCTCGACGCCGGACGCCACCCGACCCCCGACGACGACGACGAGgagcccgcggccccgccgccgcgccgccctcCCAGACGGAGTAGCTGACGCGCCCGTTGGCCGCCTCGTCCGGGTCCCGCGCCCACAGCCGCGCCagctccgcgcccgccgcgtTGTTCTCCCGCGCCAGCACCGTGTACACGGCCTGCGCGAACAAGGGCGCGTTGTCGTTCACGTCCGACACCGGCACCCGCAGCCCGCGGCTGGCGCGCAGCGCCGGCGCCCCGCCGTCCTCCGCACGCACCTCCACCTCGTACTCCGACACCCGCTCCCGGTCCAGCGCCTCGCGCAGCACCAGCGAGTACGAGCCCAAGAACGTCGCCTCCAGACCGAACGGCGACGCCGGCCACACCCAGCACCGCACGCGCCCGTTCTCCCCCGAGTCCCGGTCCGACACGCTCAGCAGGGCCACCACCGTCCCCAACGACGCGTCCTCCGGCACCGGCACCGACAGCGACGTCACCCACACCTCCGGCGCGTTGTCGTTCACGTCCAGCACCTCCACCACCACCTTGCAGTGACCCGACAGTGGGGGTGTCCCTTTGTCTGTCGCGTCCACTTGCAGCCGATAGAGATTAACATCCTCAAAGTCTAAGTCACCCGTAAGACGGATTTCCCCACTGGTTCTGTCAATTCGGAAAACGTCTCTTCCATCCTGCTGTGACAGCATCTGGAGCGAATAGGAGATATTACTGTTCGACCCCTCATCCAAATCGGTGGCATTTAATCTGATCACCAAAGTGCCGCGTTCTGAGTTTTCTGGCACCTGTACTTTATACACCGACTGGTTGAACTGGGGCATGTTGTCGTTCACATCCAGCACCGAGATCACCAGCTCCATTGTCCCTGTCAGAGACGGCCGGCCCCCGTCAGTGGCCGTCAGCACCAACCGGTGCACAGCAATCGTCTCGCGGTCCAGAGATTTCCTGAGCACCAGAAATAAGGACTTCCTCCTCCGTTTTTTGTAAATCCAGAGAGAAATTCTCGCTGGGGCTGAGTGTGTAGGTGAGCTGCGCGTTCATTCCAATATCCGCATCCGACGCGCCCTCCAGCGGGAAACGAGACCCCGGCAGGGTGGTGAATTCCGTGATGCTGAGGTTTTTCCGGGCGGCGGGGAAGATGGGGGCATTGTCGTTGATGTCGGTGACCTCCAGCTGCACATGGAAGACGCGCAGCGGccgctccagcagcacctccaggcgCAGCGCGCACGGCGCGCTCTTGCCGCACAGCTCCTCCCGGTCGAGCCGCGAGCTCACCAGCAGCGCGCCGCTCGCCCCGCTCACCTCCACGCTCGCCCGCCGGCCCTGCGCCACCAGCCGCAGCCGCCGCGCCTCCGCCTCGCCCGCCTCCAGCCCCAGGTCCTGCGCCAGACGGCCCACCACCGTGCCGGCCTTGGCTTCCTCCGGCACCGAGTAGCGCACCTGCCCGCCCGACAGCGCCCAGGCcgcctgcagcaccagcacccgCACCACCGCCGCACAACAACGCTCGCCCATCCTTCCTCACGCCGCCGCCGCTTTCGCCGCTCTGGCCGCCGCCGCCGATATGGctgccggccccggcccgggccccgcacggctccccgc from Camarhynchus parvulus chromosome 13, STF_HiC, whole genome shotgun sequence encodes the following:
- the LOC115908838 gene encoding LOW QUALITY PROTEIN: protocadherin alpha-6-like (The sequence of the model RefSeq protein was modified relative to this genomic sequence to represent the inferred CDS: deleted 1 base in 1 codon); this encodes MGERCCAAVVRVLVLQAAWALSGGQVRYSVPEEAKAGTVVGRLAQDLGLEAGEAEARRLRLVAQGRRASVEVSGASGALLVSSRLDREELCGKSAPCALRLEVLLERPLRVFHVQLEVTDINDNAPIFPAARKNLSITEFTTLPGSRFPLEGASDADIGMNAQLTYTLSPSENFSWIYKKRRRKSLFLVLRKSLDRETIAVHRLVLTATDGGRPSLTGTMELVISVLDVNDNMPQFNQSVYKVQVPENSERGTLVIRLNATDLDEGSNSNISYSLQMLSQQDGRDVFRIDRTSGEIRLTGDLDFEDVNLYRLQVDATDKGTPPLSGHCKVVVEVLDVNDNAPEVWVTSLSVPVPEDASLGTVVALLSVSDRDSGENGRVRCWVWPASPFGLEATFLGSYSLVLREALDRERVSEYEVEVRAEDGGAPALRASRGLRVPVSDVNDNAPLFAQAVYTVLARENNAAGAELARLWARDPDEAANGRVSYSVWEGGAAAGPYVSVDAESGRLWALQPLDYEELQVLQFEVRAVDAGEPPLSGNATVQLFVLDENDNAPALLPPAGSAPESGTLWAWAAWGAPAGQVVAKIRAVDADSGYNAWLRYELWEPRGKGPFRVGLYSGEVSTARALDEADGPRQRLLIVVRDHGEPARSATATLSVSLLEPNEAALAAGSSAASSAVSRSAAGVELGPAAASAATNVWLVVAICAVSSLFLLAVVLYGASRWAPRAAVLSGPGPTTLVCASEVGSWSYSQRHSRSLCVADGAAKSDLMVFSPNFPPPPPAPAAKDTQPEPSALLDTVRRLCGSPGSLPTGRER